A single genomic interval of Phocoenobacter uteri harbors:
- the dksA gene encoding RNA polymerase-binding protein DksA, translating to MAEKPSTSSSLSLLAIAGVQPYKPKKTEEYMNEAQTAHFRKILTAWHAQIMEEAERTKIQMQDEVAHFADPSDRATQEEEFSLELRNRDRERRLLKKIEQTLQRLSEDDYGFCDACGVEIGLRRLEARPTAELCIDCKTLAEIREKHIGR from the coding sequence ATGGCAGAAAAGCCATCAACATCTTCATCACTAAGTTTATTAGCAATTGCTGGCGTTCAACCATATAAACCTAAAAAAACTGAGGAATATATGAATGAAGCACAAACTGCACATTTTCGTAAAATTTTGACCGCTTGGCACGCTCAAATTATGGAAGAAGCTGAACGTACTAAAATTCAAATGCAAGACGAAGTCGCTCATTTTGCTGATCCATCAGATCGTGCGACACAAGAAGAAGAATTCAGCCTTGAATTACGTAATCGTGATCGTGAACGTCGTTTGCTTAAAAAAATTGAACAGACTTTACAACGATTAAGTGAAGATGATTATGGGTTCTGCGATGCTTGTGGTGTAGAGATTGGTTTGCGTCGTTTAGAAGCTCGTCCAACAGCTGAATTGTGTATTGACTGTAAAACACTTGCTGAAATTCGTGAAAAACATATTGGACGTTAA
- a CDS encoding YfcC family protein, which produces MKKLKFPSTYTILMLLTVLMAALTWILPAGQYDMVKNEVLDKMVPVVGSYHVVDSNPQGIIDVLMAPIQGFYDPNTYEARGIDIALFVLVIGGYLAVVTRTGAVDAGIAGTMKKLDGREKWMIPILMGLFALGGTIYGMAEETIPFYTLLIPIMISAGYDSVVGVAVILIGAGIGCLGSTINPFATVIASNAAGVNFMNGIGLRTAILVIGWLICTSYVMRYAAKVKRSPGLSVVASQKESNEEYFLHGKANSDVPDLTTTRKIVLVIFALTFGVMIWGVSSQGWWMAEMSALFLGSSVVVGIVGRLSEKDLTDSFIDGARDLLGVAFIIVIARGLVVVMNDGNIIHTILNYAESLLAGLPEIPFINAIYWVESVLCLVVPSSSGLAVLSMPVLAPLADFAGVSRELVVTAFQSASGLPNLVTPTSGVVMGGLAIGRVSYVAWLRFIGPLLAVLAVMSMILLSVGVAMA; this is translated from the coding sequence ATGAAAAAACTTAAATTTCCTTCTACTTATACTATTTTGATGTTATTAACTGTCTTAATGGCAGCTTTAACATGGATATTACCCGCTGGTCAGTACGACATGGTCAAAAATGAAGTACTTGATAAAATGGTACCTGTTGTTGGTTCATACCATGTCGTTGATTCAAATCCACAAGGCATTATTGATGTTTTAATGGCACCAATTCAAGGATTCTATGATCCTAATACTTATGAAGCAAGAGGTATTGATATTGCTTTATTTGTACTTGTTATTGGTGGCTACCTTGCTGTTGTTACACGCACAGGTGCTGTTGATGCAGGAATTGCAGGCACAATGAAAAAGCTAGATGGTCGTGAAAAATGGATGATTCCAATTTTAATGGGACTTTTCGCTTTAGGTGGTACTATCTACGGTATGGCTGAAGAAACAATTCCTTTCTATACATTGCTCATTCCTATTATGATCTCTGCTGGCTATGATAGTGTAGTTGGTGTCGCAGTCATTCTAATTGGGGCTGGTATTGGCTGTTTAGGCTCAACAATCAATCCTTTTGCAACAGTTATTGCATCAAATGCAGCAGGCGTAAACTTCATGAATGGTATTGGCTTACGTACAGCAATTTTAGTTATTGGTTGGTTAATCTGTACCTCATACGTAATGCGTTATGCAGCCAAAGTAAAACGTTCTCCGGGACTTTCAGTTGTTGCTAGCCAAAAAGAATCAAATGAAGAATACTTCCTTCATGGAAAAGCCAACAGTGATGTACCTGATTTAACAACAACGAGAAAAATTGTATTAGTTATCTTCGCACTTACTTTTGGCGTTATGATTTGGGGAGTATCATCACAAGGCTGGTGGATGGCTGAAATGTCAGCATTGTTCTTAGGATCAAGCGTTGTTGTTGGTATTGTTGGCCGACTTTCAGAGAAAGACTTAACGGATAGTTTTATTGATGGTGCAAGAGATTTATTGGGCGTAGCCTTTATTATTGTGATTGCACGTGGTTTAGTGGTGGTAATGAATGATGGAAATATAATCCATACTATTTTAAATTATGCTGAATCTTTATTAGCTGGCTTACCTGAAATACCATTTATCAATGCTATTTACTGGGTTGAATCAGTATTATGTTTAGTGGTTCCATCTTCTTCTGGCTTAGCAGTACTTTCTATGCCTGTGTTAGCACCTTTAGCAGATTTTGCTGGCGTGAGTAGAGAACTAGTGGTAACTGCATTCCAATCAGCATCAGGTTTACCTAACTTAGTGACACCAACATCAGGGGTTGTAATGGGGGGACTTGCAATTGGTCGTGTTTCTTATGTTGCATGGTTAAGATTCATTGGTCCATTGCTAGCTGTTCTTGCTGTTATGAGTATGATCTTATTAAGTGTTGGCGTTGCAATGGCTTAA
- a CDS encoding YwiC-like family protein has product MIKDKPVISNQYGALVMAFVPLIYAISLRGFYVIDLFFVLSWLFLYLFSYPFLSLFNKRITARNKKWAIIYAVISSIFALPILFKQPTILQFFIPMIPLVIIQIYYTKQKDERNLINDISGYLIFGIVGMAGYYLITQQYNIAILIHPTLFFIATTFYVKSVARERRNPLYKKLNIGIHILLMLSYLFFNYYLIAFAYLCGLIRSIILPTKNLNIKQVGMWEFLIITIFTVCLILS; this is encoded by the coding sequence TTAGTCATGGCATTTGTGCCACTTATCTATGCTATCAGCCTTCGTGGTTTTTATGTTATCGACCTATTTTTTGTTTTATCGTGGCTATTTCTTTATCTTTTTTCTTATCCATTTCTTTCACTATTCAATAAAAGAATAACCGCTAGAAATAAAAAATGGGCAATCATTTATGCTGTGATAAGTTCTATTTTTGCATTACCCATTCTTTTCAAACAACCAACAATTTTACAATTTTTCATTCCAATGATACCGCTTGTCATCATTCAAATTTACTATACAAAACAAAAAGATGAAAGAAATTTAATTAACGATATAAGTGGTTATTTGATTTTTGGGATTGTGGGAATGGCCGGGTATTATCTAATAACACAACAGTATAATATAGCGATTTTAATTCATCCCACTCTCTTCTTTATTGCTACCACTTTCTATGTAAAAAGCGTTGCTCGAGAACGTAGAAATCCATTATATAAAAAGCTAAATATCGGCATACATATTCTACTAATGCTAAGTTATTTGTTCTTTAACTATTATTTGATTGCATTTGCTTATCTGTGTGGTTTAATCCGCTCCATTATTCTACCAACAAAAAATTTAAATATTAAACAAGTTGGTATGTGGGAGTTTTTGATTATTACCATTTTCACTGTCTGTTTAATATTATCTTAA
- the folK gene encoding 2-amino-4-hydroxy-6-hydroxymethyldihydropteridine diphosphokinase, translated as MTKVYIALGSNLNNPLDQLHQAVKFLQHFANFQISSFYGSKPLGPQDQPDYVNAVASFDTDLSPLELLDYLQDIENQQGRVRLRRWGERTLDLDILLFGKNIIKNDRLIVPHYDMHNREFVIVPLYELNPDLILPNGESLKALYQQFENHQMVTF; from the coding sequence ATGACAAAAGTCTATATTGCATTAGGTTCGAACTTAAATAATCCGCTTGATCAACTGCATCAAGCGGTTAAATTTTTGCAACATTTTGCAAATTTTCAAATCAGCTCATTTTATGGTAGCAAACCGCTTGGTCCACAAGATCAACCGGATTATGTGAATGCGGTTGCGAGTTTTGATACTGATTTATCGCCTCTGGAATTATTGGATTATTTGCAAGACATTGAAAATCAACAAGGGCGAGTGCGTTTACGCCGTTGGGGCGAACGAACCTTAGATTTAGATATTTTACTTTTTGGTAAAAACATCATAAAAAATGACCGCTTAATTGTGCCTCATTATGATATGCACAACCGTGAATTTGTGATTGTGCCGTTATATGAATTAAACCCTGATTTGATTTTACCGAATGGCGAATCTTTAAAAGCCCTTTATCAACAATTTGAAAATCATCAAATGGTCACATTTTAA
- a CDS encoding LTA synthase family protein: protein MKTSKRSILFPILFFIGVNLIILFLSRLGLSIWQIERVNDVSGWLPLLLQGTRIDISALCWLFGLPALLSVLLCHSNIIGQIWKIILRLWLTIGSTFILFMELATPAFIETYDIRPNRLFIEYLLYPKEVFTMLANGHLFAVLSSSIMTLFAVVIYWKLSGWAVKSFIFPNWKWRPVMFIAIATTMFIGARSSFEHRGINPAMVAFSSDPLVNSLVLNSGYSVMFAIQQLKDESRSSEQYGKMSAEDIFSTIKATQQRPASDYISNEIPTLTYNEATYKGKLKNIVIILEESLGAQFIGALGGKPLSPEFDKLAQEGWLFENIYATGTRSVRGIEAVISGFTPTPARSTVKLSKSQRNFFTIAELLKRNGYETSFIYGGEKHFDNMASFFYGNGFKTIIDEKDYINPDFVATWGVSDEDLFKKADSLFKQWNKEDKPFFSLVFSSSNHDPFEFPDGKIALYDKEKQTRNNAAKYADYAIGKFFKLAKNADYWKNTIFLVIADHDSRVAGASLVPIQHFHIPALILGNGIEVKKDKRLVSQIDMSPTLLSLAGISGAYPMLGYDLTKNIDPNRAFMQYNQTQAMMKGSDVVILEPKTEAKGYTYNKETQHLTEQQLPEKLKKEALAYALIGSYLYQNQLYKLPEAINSNKNE, encoded by the coding sequence ATGAAAACATCAAAGCGTTCTATTTTATTTCCAATATTATTTTTTATTGGGGTCAATCTGATTATTTTATTTTTAAGTCGTTTAGGATTATCTATTTGGCAAATAGAAAGAGTGAATGATGTGAGTGGGTGGTTACCATTATTACTACAAGGTACAAGAATTGATATTTCAGCATTATGCTGGCTATTTGGTCTTCCTGCTTTATTGAGCGTTTTATTGTGTCACTCAAATATAATCGGTCAAATTTGGAAAATAATTTTACGCTTATGGCTTACAATCGGTAGTACCTTTATTCTTTTTATGGAGCTTGCTACTCCTGCTTTCATTGAAACGTATGACATTCGTCCAAATCGCTTATTTATAGAATATCTACTTTACCCAAAAGAAGTTTTTACAATGTTAGCTAATGGACATTTATTTGCTGTGTTATCTAGTTCAATAATGACATTATTTGCTGTGGTCATTTATTGGAAGTTATCAGGTTGGGCAGTAAAATCTTTTATCTTCCCAAATTGGAAATGGCGTCCTGTAATGTTTATTGCGATTGCCACTACTATGTTTATTGGGGCGAGATCGAGTTTTGAACATCGAGGTATTAACCCAGCAATGGTTGCTTTTTCGAGTGACCCATTAGTTAATTCATTGGTACTAAATTCTGGCTATTCTGTGATGTTTGCAATTCAACAATTAAAAGATGAAAGTCGCTCTTCTGAGCAGTACGGAAAAATGTCTGCCGAAGATATATTTTCTACTATTAAAGCCACACAACAAAGACCCGCTTCTGATTACATCTCCAACGAGATCCCTACACTGACTTATAATGAAGCAACCTATAAAGGTAAGCTGAAAAATATTGTTATTATTTTAGAAGAAAGTTTAGGTGCTCAATTTATTGGTGCATTAGGAGGTAAGCCACTTTCGCCAGAATTTGATAAATTAGCACAAGAAGGTTGGTTATTTGAAAATATTTATGCAACAGGGACTCGCTCAGTTAGAGGAATTGAAGCCGTCATATCAGGTTTTACTCCAACACCAGCACGCTCAACAGTTAAATTAAGTAAAAGTCAGCGTAATTTCTTTACGATTGCAGAGCTATTGAAGAGAAATGGCTATGAAACTTCCTTTATATATGGTGGCGAAAAGCATTTTGATAATATGGCAAGTTTCTTCTATGGAAATGGCTTTAAAACCATTATTGATGAAAAGGATTACATCAATCCTGATTTTGTTGCGACTTGGGGCGTGAGTGATGAAGATCTTTTTAAAAAAGCTGATAGCTTATTTAAACAATGGAATAAAGAAGATAAACCGTTTTTTAGCTTGGTCTTTTCTTCTAGTAATCACGACCCATTTGAATTTCCTGATGGAAAAATTGCACTTTATGATAAAGAGAAACAAACTCGTAATAACGCAGCTAAATATGCGGACTATGCAATAGGGAAATTCTTTAAGTTAGCTAAAAATGCTGATTATTGGAAAAATACTATTTTCTTAGTAATTGCCGATCACGATTCGCGAGTTGCTGGTGCGTCATTAGTACCAATTCAACATTTTCATATTCCAGCTTTAATATTGGGTAATGGTATTGAGGTGAAAAAAGATAAAAGACTTGTTAGCCAAATTGATATGTCGCCAACATTGTTATCTTTGGCGGGAATTAGCGGGGCTTATCCAATGTTAGGCTATGACTTAACAAAAAATATCGACCCAAATCGAGCTTTTATGCAATATAACCAAACCCAAGCAATGATGAAAGGGAGTGATGTTGTTATCTTAGAACCAAAAACAGAAGCGAAAGGTTATACCTATAATAAGGAAACGCAACATTTAACAGAACAGCAATTACCTGAGAAATTAAAAAAAGAAGCATTAGCTTATGCTTTGATAGGTAGTTATCTGTATCAAAACCAATTATATAAACTACCTGAAGCAATAAATTCAAATAAAAATGAATAA
- a CDS encoding NAD/NADP octopine/nopaline dehydrogenase family protein, with product MTYKVSIIGAGNAGLTAAYHFSILGTSVCLYGAKDFEQPLSDIENKGGIEALAKFNQVSLNFSGFTKIASISRDLKYAVEFSELLILPVPSFAQELLFIEMLPYLTDGQVIMLMPGNYGSLVLNKIKNEMGYQDLDLLFVDAISIPWATRIVGPAQLAILGMKEFLPLSALPASRTQEAIERLTPIFPLKLTALQNVICAGLENINFGGHPLLTTLNMGLLENFEGKFNYYQDCCSVATANAAAVMEDERQAIGRGLGVRLSSELDMMNALYNMDCKTVYEVNRTSTTHGKLNSAPRSSFDRYITEDAAYLLVPCYEFAQLLGIEVPIITSCLHIDNAYNNTNYFKTGRTLDKMGLAQLSVEQIMALIS from the coding sequence ATGACTTATAAGGTTTCAATTATAGGAGCTGGAAATGCAGGATTAACGGCTGCTTATCATTTCTCTATATTGGGAACCTCTGTTTGTTTATATGGTGCTAAGGATTTTGAACAACCATTAAGTGATATAGAAAATAAAGGGGGAATTGAAGCATTAGCCAAGTTTAATCAAGTTTCATTAAATTTCTCTGGTTTTACTAAAATAGCCTCTATCTCCAGAGATCTAAAATATGCCGTCGAATTTTCTGAACTACTCATTTTGCCTGTCCCTTCATTTGCTCAAGAACTGCTCTTTATTGAAATGCTCCCTTATTTAACAGATGGTCAAGTTATAATGTTAATGCCGGGTAATTATGGCTCATTAGTATTAAATAAAATAAAAAATGAAATGGGGTATCAAGATTTAGATCTTCTTTTTGTTGATGCTATTTCTATTCCTTGGGCGACGAGAATTGTAGGACCTGCGCAATTAGCAATTTTAGGTATGAAAGAATTTTTGCCTTTATCTGCGTTGCCAGCAAGTCGAACACAGGAAGCAATTGAGCGTTTAACTCCTATTTTTCCTTTAAAATTAACTGCATTACAAAATGTCATTTGTGCAGGATTGGAAAATATAAATTTTGGAGGACATCCGTTATTAACGACATTGAATATGGGATTGTTAGAAAACTTTGAGGGTAAATTTAATTATTATCAAGATTGTTGTTCAGTCGCTACCGCTAACGCAGCGGCTGTTATGGAAGATGAACGACAAGCAATTGGTCGAGGATTGGGAGTAAGATTATCTTCTGAACTTGATATGATGAATGCACTATATAATATGGATTGTAAAACAGTGTATGAGGTTAACCGAACTTCAACTACACATGGAAAATTAAATAGTGCACCACGCTCTTCATTTGATCGTTATATCACTGAGGATGCAGCCTATTTATTGGTACCTTGCTATGAGTTTGCTCAATTACTAGGAATAGAAGTACCTATCATCACATCTTGTTTACATATAGATAATGCTTATAATAATACTAACTATTTCAAAACAGGGAGGACGCTAGACAAAATGGGATTGGCTCAGTTATCAGTTGAACAAATCATGGCTCTTATTTCTTAA
- a CDS encoding pseudouridine synthase, translated as MTSIKPTSKPNSLKFRAKINSKFSLKSKTSKRKPLPSFDDTVIVLFNKPYDVLTQFSDDLGRQTLKDFIDIPNVYPVGRLDRNSEGLLLLTNNGQIQHRLANPTFEKSKTYWVQVEGVPSQEDLAKLEQGVILKDGLTKPAKVKLIGEPDFNWQSAPKIRERKSIPTSWIELTITEGRNRQVRRMTANIGFPTLRLIRVGLGDFSITALESGEYRILDSIHKRELFKQLKLQ; from the coding sequence ATGACTTCTATTAAACCAACTAGCAAACCAAACTCACTTAAATTTAGAGCAAAAATAAATTCAAAATTTAGTTTAAAATCTAAAACGAGTAAGCGAAAACCTCTTCCTTCTTTTGATGATACGGTCATTGTCTTATTTAATAAACCTTATGATGTTCTCACGCAATTTAGCGATGATTTAGGTCGTCAAACATTAAAGGATTTTATTGATATTCCTAATGTTTATCCTGTAGGGCGTTTAGATCGGAATAGTGAAGGTCTGTTATTATTAACTAATAATGGTCAGATTCAGCATCGTTTGGCGAATCCTACATTTGAAAAATCAAAAACTTATTGGGTACAGGTTGAAGGTGTGCCATCACAAGAAGATTTAGCTAAATTGGAACAAGGCGTTATTTTAAAAGATGGCTTAACAAAACCAGCAAAAGTAAAACTTATTGGTGAGCCTGATTTTAATTGGCAATCTGCGCCGAAAATTCGTGAGAGAAAATCTATTCCTACAAGTTGGATAGAATTAACTATTACTGAAGGGAGAAATCGTCAGGTTAGACGAATGACTGCAAATATTGGTTTTCCTACATTACGTTTAATTCGTGTTGGATTGGGTGATTTTTCTATTACCGCCTTAGAAAGTGGTGAATATCGTATTTTAGATAGTATTCACAAACGTGAGCTATTTAAGCAGTTAAAGTTACAATAG
- the pcnB gene encoding polynucleotide adenylyltransferase PcnB has translation MQHNPVASKKEKQQPVINKKRTVKKQNDVSLAKKNQPNRNKVEPSHILHKEFTINARKHAISSRDFSQNAISIINKLSRSGFEAYLVGGCVRDVLLGKKPKDFDIATNASPEEIKRIFGRQCRLIGRRFRLAHIMYGREIYEVATFRGNHDNANEKISKTSEQGMLLRDNVYGSLSEDAERRDFSINALYFDIKHNVIFDFFNGIDDLKQGKLRLIGDPTVRYQEDPVRMLRAIRFMAKLDMFLDKPTQQPIYELAHLLNHIPAARLFDESLKLLQSGYGVKTYELLCQYNLFDVLFPTIARNFTEVGDSNAERMIVKALTSTDERIRDDLRINPAFLYAALLWYPMREKMDELKNEGGLNTHDAMMLASNEILSETCKMIGLHRRHTSVIRDIWHLQFKMTKRIGKRPYQTLEHIKFRAGFDLLVMRAEIEGGDLVELSAWWHEFQLSNEVQRAEQLKTVTPHHNGEKAKRKPRRKRYYKNRKPKTAVSTS, from the coding sequence TTGCAACATAATCCTGTTGCGTCAAAAAAAGAAAAACAACAACCTGTTATCAATAAGAAACGAACTGTTAAAAAACAGAACGATGTTTCTTTGGCTAAAAAAAATCAACCAAACAGAAATAAGGTTGAGCCTTCTCATATTTTACACAAAGAATTCACCATAAATGCCAGAAAACATGCTATTTCTAGTCGTGATTTCTCACAAAATGCAATTTCTATTATAAATAAACTATCTCGTAGTGGGTTTGAGGCTTATCTTGTAGGTGGCTGTGTTCGTGATGTGTTATTAGGAAAGAAACCAAAAGATTTTGATATTGCGACAAATGCCTCCCCAGAAGAAATCAAACGTATCTTTGGACGTCAATGCCGTTTAATTGGACGCCGTTTCCGTTTAGCTCATATAATGTATGGACGTGAAATTTACGAAGTGGCGACCTTTCGTGGCAATCACGATAATGCTAATGAAAAAATTTCTAAAACGAGCGAACAAGGAATGTTATTAAGAGATAACGTTTACGGTTCGTTAAGCGAAGATGCCGAACGTCGTGATTTCAGTATCAATGCATTATATTTTGATATCAAACATAATGTGATTTTTGATTTCTTTAATGGTATTGATGATCTCAAACAAGGGAAATTGCGTTTAATTGGCGATCCAACAGTTCGCTACCAAGAAGATCCTGTTAGAATGCTAAGAGCAATTCGCTTTATGGCAAAATTGGATATGTTCCTCGATAAACCAACACAACAACCAATTTATGAACTTGCACATTTATTAAATCATATTCCAGCAGCTCGTTTATTTGATGAATCGTTGAAATTACTGCAATCAGGCTATGGCGTTAAAACCTATGAGTTATTATGTCAATATAATCTCTTTGATGTCCTATTTCCAACGATTGCTCGCAATTTTACCGAAGTTGGAGATTCAAATGCAGAACGAATGATCGTTAAAGCACTCACATCAACAGATGAACGTATTCGAGATGATTTACGTATCAATCCCGCATTTTTATACGCTGCTCTACTTTGGTATCCAATGCGTGAAAAAATGGACGAACTTAAAAATGAAGGCGGACTTAATACTCACGATGCAATGATGCTTGCCTCCAATGAAATTTTATCAGAAACCTGTAAAATGATTGGTTTACACCGTCGTCATACCTCTGTGATTCGAGATATTTGGCATTTACAATTTAAAATGACGAAACGTATTGGCAAACGTCCTTACCAAACCCTTGAACATATCAAATTCCGAGCAGGCTTTGACTTATTAGTAATGCGAGCAGAAATTGAAGGTGGCGATTTAGTGGAATTAAGTGCTTGGTGGCACGAATTCCAACTGAGTAATGAAGTACAACGAGCTGAGCAATTAAAGACGGTAACACCACATCACAATGGCGAAAAAGCAAAACGTAAACCACGTCGTAAACGCTATTACAAAAATCGTAAACCCAAAACAGCTGTGAGTACGAGCTAA